Proteins from a genomic interval of Gluconacetobacter diazotrophicus PA1 5:
- the clpS gene encoding ATP-dependent Clp protease adapter ClpS, which yields MTAPRDAWPRGHTRAHGGNSPTRREGGNQDGQSDNPDSPTIGVVVRTRPQTRKPAMYKVLMLNDDYTPMEFVVHVLERFFQKSRDEATDIMLHVHKRGVGVCGVFTYEVAETKVTQVMDLARQNQHPLQCTIEKD from the coding sequence ATGACCGCCCCCCGCGACGCATGGCCACGCGGGCACACGCGGGCCCATGGCGGCAATTCCCCGACGCGACGCGAGGGCGGCAACCAGGACGGACAATCCGACAATCCGGATTCGCCCACCATCGGCGTGGTCGTCAGAACCCGGCCGCAGACGCGCAAGCCCGCGATGTACAAGGTCCTGATGCTGAACGACGACTACACGCCGATGGAATTCGTCGTGCACGTGCTGGAACGCTTCTTCCAGAAGTCGCGGGACGAGGCGACCGACATCATGCTGCATGTCCACAAGCGGGGCGTGGGCGTCTGCGGCGTGTTCACCTACGAGGTCGCGGAGACGAAAGTGACCCAGGTCATGGACCTCGCACGGCAGAACCAGCACCCGCTGCAATGCACCATCGAAAAGGACTAG
- the clpA gene encoding ATP-dependent Clp protease ATP-binding subunit ClpA, producing the protein MLSRNLEQTLHRALTLAGERRHEYATLEHLLLALVDDSDAVTVFRACGVDLDKLRSDLTEFLDKDLAGLASDRTVDPKPTAAFQRVIQRAAIHVQSTGRDEVTGSNVLVALFAERESHAVYFLQLQDMTRLDAVNFISHGIAKAPDRSTRRPITGSAQDGSESEREERGGKGSQKNQDALTAYCTNLNRKAEDGKIDPLIGRDPEIERTIQILCRRTKNNPLYVGDPGVGKTAIAEGLAKRIVEGDVPEVLLKSTIYSLDMGALLAGTRYRGDFEERLKAVVTELDNNPGSILFIDEIHTVIGAGATSGGAMDASNLLKPALAAGTLRCIGSTTYKEYRQHFEKDRALVRRFQKIDVAEPTLEDAVKILRGLKGNYEKHHKVRYTEEAIRGAVELAAKYIHDRKLPDKAIDVIDEVGASRMLVPENRRRKTVTLKDVEDIVAKIARIPPKSVSSDDKETLRTLERDLKGMVYGQDRAIEALTAAIKLSRAGLRDPEKPIGNYLFSGPTGVGKTEVAKQLAKTLGIELIRFDMSEYMERHSISRLIGAPPGYVGFDQGGLLTDAIDQHPHAVLLLDEIEKAHQDLYNVLLQVMDHGRLTDHNGKTVDFRNVVLIMTTNAGAADLSKEAIGFARDVRSGEDEEAIKRIFTPEFRNRLDAVIPFANLTPEIVGRVVEKFVFQLEAQLADRNVTIEISSAAKEWLAERGYDRLYGARPLGRVIQEHIKKPLAEELLFGRLVKGGAVKITLKDGALDFEYIEANAETPAEGDEGSERESEAAN; encoded by the coding sequence ATGTTGTCACGCAATCTCGAACAGACGCTTCACCGTGCCCTTACCCTGGCGGGCGAGCGTCGCCACGAATATGCGACACTGGAACACCTGCTGCTGGCCCTGGTCGACGACAGCGACGCCGTCACCGTTTTCCGCGCCTGCGGTGTCGATCTGGACAAGCTGCGGTCGGACCTGACCGAATTCCTCGACAAGGACCTGGCCGGCCTGGCGTCCGACCGGACCGTCGATCCCAAGCCCACGGCCGCGTTCCAGCGCGTGATCCAGCGTGCCGCGATCCATGTCCAGTCCACCGGGCGGGACGAGGTCACGGGATCGAACGTGCTGGTCGCCCTGTTCGCCGAGCGTGAGAGCCATGCCGTCTATTTCCTGCAGTTGCAGGACATGACCCGTCTGGACGCCGTCAATTTCATCTCGCACGGGATCGCCAAGGCCCCCGACCGGTCCACGCGCCGCCCGATCACCGGCAGCGCGCAGGACGGTTCCGAGTCCGAACGCGAGGAGCGCGGCGGCAAGGGCAGCCAGAAGAACCAGGACGCGCTGACCGCCTATTGCACCAACCTGAACCGCAAGGCCGAGGACGGGAAGATCGACCCGCTGATCGGCCGCGACCCGGAAATCGAGCGCACGATCCAGATCCTGTGCCGGCGCACGAAGAACAATCCGCTTTACGTGGGTGATCCGGGCGTGGGCAAGACCGCCATTGCCGAAGGCCTGGCCAAGCGCATCGTCGAGGGCGACGTACCCGAGGTGCTGCTGAAATCCACGATCTATTCGCTGGACATGGGCGCCCTGCTGGCCGGAACCCGCTATCGCGGTGATTTCGAGGAACGGCTGAAGGCCGTCGTCACCGAACTGGACAACAATCCGGGCAGCATCCTGTTCATCGACGAGATCCATACCGTGATCGGCGCGGGCGCGACCTCGGGCGGGGCGATGGATGCGTCCAACCTGCTGAAGCCGGCGCTGGCGGCGGGAACGCTGCGCTGCATCGGGTCCACGACCTACAAGGAATACCGCCAGCATTTCGAGAAGGACCGCGCGCTGGTGCGCCGGTTCCAAAAGATCGACGTGGCCGAGCCGACGCTGGAGGACGCGGTCAAGATCCTGCGCGGCCTGAAGGGCAATTACGAAAAGCACCACAAGGTCCGCTACACCGAGGAAGCCATTCGCGGCGCGGTGGAACTGGCGGCGAAATACATCCATGACCGCAAGCTGCCGGACAAGGCGATCGACGTGATCGACGAGGTCGGCGCCTCGCGGATGCTGGTGCCCGAGAACCGCCGCCGCAAGACCGTGACCCTGAAGGATGTCGAGGATATCGTGGCGAAGATCGCCCGCATCCCGCCCAAGAGCGTGTCGTCCGACGACAAGGAGACGCTGCGCACGCTGGAGCGCGACCTGAAGGGCATGGTCTATGGCCAGGATCGCGCGATCGAGGCCCTGACGGCGGCGATCAAGCTGTCGCGGGCCGGGCTGCGCGACCCGGAAAAGCCGATCGGCAACTACCTCTTCTCGGGCCCGACGGGCGTGGGCAAGACCGAGGTCGCCAAGCAGCTGGCCAAGACGCTGGGCATCGAGCTGATCCGCTTCGACATGTCCGAGTATATGGAGCGTCATTCGATCTCGCGCCTGATCGGCGCCCCGCCGGGCTATGTCGGCTTCGACCAGGGCGGATTGCTGACCGACGCGATCGACCAGCATCCGCACGCCGTGCTGCTGCTGGACGAGATCGAGAAGGCACATCAGGACCTGTATAACGTCCTGCTGCAGGTCATGGATCATGGCCGCCTGACCGATCACAACGGCAAGACGGTGGATTTCCGCAATGTCGTCCTGATCATGACGACCAATGCGGGCGCCGCCGACCTCAGCAAGGAGGCCATCGGGTTTGCCCGCGACGTTCGCAGCGGCGAGGACGAGGAGGCGATCAAGCGCATCTTCACCCCCGAATTCCGCAACCGTCTGGACGCGGTCATCCCGTTCGCCAACCTGACGCCCGAAATCGTCGGCCGGGTAGTCGAAAAGTTCGTCTTCCAACTGGAAGCGCAGCTTGCGGACCGCAACGTCACGATCGAGATCTCGTCGGCGGCGAAGGAATGGCTGGCCGAACGCGGCTACGACCGCCTGTATGGCGCCCGCCCGCTGGGCCGCGTCATCCAGGAACACATCAAGAAGCCGCTGGCCGAGGAACTGCTGTTCGGCCGCCTGGTGAAGGGTGGCGCGGTCAAGATCACGCTGAAGGACGGGGCGCTGGATTTCGAATATATCGAAGCCAACGCCGAAACCCCGGCCGAAGGCGATGAAGGCAGCGAGCGGGAGTCCGAAGCCGCGAACTGA
- a CDS encoding DoxX family protein has translation MNQFPSRDIALLAARFALSLLFLVMGWGKLSDYAGTVAYMTQTGAPLPGVSAIIAILAELGIGVALVAGILVTPLSIALAIYTVVTAFIGHHFWTMDGMLRYDMTIHFYKNISIAGGLLALAAAGPGRFTLRLSRREAVTAA, from the coding sequence ATGAACCAGTTTCCGTCCCGCGACATTGCCCTGCTTGCCGCACGCTTTGCGCTCTCCCTGCTGTTCCTCGTCATGGGATGGGGCAAGCTCTCGGATTATGCCGGCACGGTCGCCTATATGACACAGACCGGCGCGCCGCTTCCGGGCGTGTCCGCCATTATCGCCATCCTCGCCGAACTGGGAATCGGGGTCGCGCTCGTGGCAGGCATCCTGGTGACGCCGCTGTCGATCGCGCTGGCGATCTACACTGTCGTGACGGCTTTCATCGGGCACCATTTCTGGACGATGGACGGAATGCTTCGCTACGACATGACCATCCATTTCTACAAGAATATCAGCATCGCCGGCGGTCTCCTGGCCCTTGCCGCTGCCGGCCCCGGGCGTTTCACCCTGCGCCTGTCCAGACGCGAAGCCGTGACCGCCGCGTGA
- a CDS encoding alpha/beta fold hydrolase, with protein sequence MTVPASVDLPRIMIMSHFTTTDGAEIYFKDWGKGQPVLFSHGWPLSADMWDTQMLFLAERGYRAIAFDRRGFGRSSQPWDGHDYDRFAADIAELMTHLDLRDVTLVGFSMGGGDVTRYIARYGTDRVAKLALLGAVTPIFIKTEDNPSGPDRAVFDGIRAGLLSDRAQFIKDFATPFYGVNHGGKISDGVMAQTLQIALQASLKSTIDCVTAFSETDFRPDMATIDVPTLVIHGDDDQIVPLESTGRVAAAMIKGATLRIYEGAPHGFVVTHGDRLNADLLEFLKH encoded by the coding sequence GTGACCGTTCCCGCTTCCGTGGATTTACCAAGGATAATGATCATGTCGCATTTCACGACGACCGACGGTGCGGAAATCTACTTCAAGGACTGGGGCAAGGGGCAGCCCGTGCTGTTCAGCCACGGTTGGCCGCTCAGTGCCGATATGTGGGATACGCAGATGCTGTTCCTTGCGGAACGCGGCTATCGCGCCATCGCGTTCGATCGGCGGGGCTTCGGACGCTCCAGCCAACCCTGGGACGGTCATGATTATGACCGTTTCGCCGCCGACATCGCCGAATTGATGACGCATCTGGACCTGCGGGATGTCACGCTCGTCGGCTTCTCGATGGGTGGTGGAGACGTGACGCGCTATATCGCCCGATATGGAACCGATCGTGTCGCGAAACTGGCCTTGCTCGGCGCCGTGACGCCGATCTTCATCAAGACGGAAGACAATCCGTCCGGCCCCGATCGCGCGGTATTCGATGGTATTCGAGCGGGTCTCCTTTCCGACCGGGCGCAATTTATCAAGGACTTCGCAACGCCGTTCTATGGCGTGAACCATGGCGGGAAAATCTCCGATGGCGTCATGGCGCAGACGCTGCAAATCGCCTTGCAGGCATCGCTCAAGAGCACGATCGATTGCGTGACGGCGTTCTCGGAGACGGATTTTCGTCCGGACATGGCCACGATCGATGTGCCGACATTGGTGATCCATGGCGATGACGACCAGATCGTGCCGCTGGAGTCCACCGGACGGGTCGCCGCCGCCATGATCAAGGGGGCGACGCTCAGGATCTATGAAGGCGCTCCCCATGGTTTTGTCGTCACGCATGGGGATCGGCTCAATGCCGATCTACTGGAATTCCTGAAACACTGA
- a CDS encoding NAD-dependent epimerase/dehydratase family protein, producing MKIFVTGASGYIGGSVGASLARRGHTLRGLIRNAARADELRAFGMEPVVGTLDDSVLLMEEARNADAVINAASSDHRGAVEALLLGLAGSEKPFLHTSGSSLVGDEALGEPSDAIFTEETPVDPAPDKIARIAIDTLIRDAAPGVCTVVLCNTMIYGNHLGPVSQSVQIPPLVAQAKESGIARHIGRGLNRWSNVHIADVAELYALALEKAPAGSFYFVENGEASFKDITDAIGKALDIGASQDWSPQDAIARWGRELAVFGLSSNSRVRADKARAELGWAPVHRSVTAWIEEEMQR from the coding sequence ATGAAAATCTTCGTTACCGGCGCAAGCGGTTATATCGGCGGATCGGTCGGTGCTTCCCTGGCCCGGCGCGGGCATACATTGCGCGGCCTGATCCGCAACGCGGCGCGCGCCGATGAATTGCGCGCTTTCGGCATGGAGCCGGTCGTCGGCACGCTGGACGACAGCGTCCTTCTCATGGAGGAAGCGCGTAATGCCGATGCCGTCATCAATGCGGCGAGCAGCGATCATCGCGGCGCGGTCGAAGCGCTGTTGCTCGGGTTGGCCGGGTCGGAAAAGCCGTTCCTGCATACCAGCGGCAGCAGCCTCGTCGGTGACGAGGCGCTCGGCGAGCCATCGGATGCGATCTTCACCGAGGAGACGCCGGTCGATCCCGCACCGGACAAGATCGCCCGTATTGCGATCGACACGCTGATCCGCGACGCCGCACCGGGCGTGTGCACCGTCGTGCTGTGCAACACCATGATTTATGGCAATCATCTGGGCCCGGTGTCGCAAAGTGTGCAGATACCGCCGCTGGTCGCGCAGGCGAAGGAAAGCGGCATCGCCCGCCATATCGGTCGCGGTCTCAACCGCTGGTCCAACGTGCATATTGCCGACGTCGCGGAACTCTATGCTCTCGCATTGGAAAAAGCGCCAGCGGGCAGCTTCTATTTCGTCGAGAATGGCGAGGCGTCGTTCAAGGATATCACGGACGCCATCGGCAAGGCGCTCGATATCGGGGCCTCACAGGACTGGTCGCCACAGGACGCGATCGCCCGTTGGGGCCGGGAACTGGCGGTGTTCGGGCTCAGTTCCAACAGCCGGGTGCGGGCGGACAAGGCGCGCGCCGAGCTGGGCTGGGCACCCGTGCATCGATCGGTCACCGCGTGGATCGAAGAGGAGATGCAGCGATAA
- a CDS encoding LysR family transcriptional regulator: MDNRTGEMQVFVRVVECGSFSEAARQLFMTPSTVSKLIARLESRLGVRLIERSTRRLSLSAEGQLYYERGQALLAELDDMEQTVSQGMRHTSGIVRVSASVAFGTLGLEPLLPAFWSACPNVIVDLSLSDEIIDLFLDRTDIAFRVGKLADSTLTTQRIGSARRKIVASPAYLARHGTPDTVDDLARHNCLGFNFRRAAPVWPLREGGRIVDRMVHGTLLANNGETVRRLAVAGMGLARLGNYHVREDIAAGRLVEVLAQAGIHDEEDIHAIYSGTQRMPQRMRVFLDFVIPKLRAFLNPA, encoded by the coding sequence ATGGACAACCGGACAGGCGAAATGCAGGTCTTCGTTCGCGTCGTGGAGTGCGGCAGCTTTTCCGAGGCCGCGCGGCAATTGTTCATGACGCCGTCCACCGTTTCCAAACTGATCGCACGACTTGAGTCCCGGCTGGGCGTTCGGCTTATCGAACGTTCGACCCGCCGCCTGTCGCTGAGCGCGGAGGGACAGCTCTATTACGAGCGCGGGCAGGCGCTGCTCGCCGAACTGGATGACATGGAACAGACCGTCTCGCAGGGGATGCGTCATACGAGCGGTATCGTCCGGGTCAGCGCGTCGGTCGCGTTCGGTACCCTGGGGCTGGAACCGCTGCTTCCGGCGTTCTGGTCGGCATGCCCCAACGTCATCGTCGATCTCTCATTGTCCGATGAGATCATCGATCTTTTTCTCGATCGCACCGACATCGCATTCCGCGTCGGCAAACTCGCGGATTCGACACTGACCACACAGCGGATCGGCAGCGCGCGTCGGAAGATCGTCGCATCTCCCGCCTATCTTGCGCGGCATGGCACGCCGGACACGGTCGATGACCTGGCGCGGCATAATTGTCTCGGATTCAATTTCCGTCGCGCGGCGCCCGTCTGGCCGCTCAGGGAAGGCGGCCGCATCGTCGATCGCATGGTGCATGGCACGCTGCTGGCCAATAACGGCGAAACCGTCCGGCGCCTCGCGGTCGCGGGGATGGGGCTGGCGCGACTGGGAAATTATCATGTCCGCGAGGATATCGCCGCCGGTCGGCTGGTGGAGGTGCTGGCCCAGGCCGGAATCCATGACGAGGAGGACATCCACGCCATTTATTCCGGCACGCAACGCATGCCGCAACGCATGCGGGTGTTCCTGGATTTCGTTATTCCGAAGCTACGGGCGTTTCTGAACCCGGCGTGA
- a CDS encoding DUF3465 domain-containing protein — MNGKRNRLAMTPSIRAACALATLLAASAAGTAHAQQAIGPSCDDRHFLAVQQAFEGGSLRGDQPVHVCGRVIAVSRQRHTRSGWHGYFYLDVGAGVSIRIVSDLDRMAAPPWPWVAKGDTADVVGRYYYDNPRSQGIDWTHHGTGRNWGMPGYVVVNGVRYQ, encoded by the coding sequence ATGAACGGAAAACGGAACCGGCTGGCGATGACACCGTCCATACGGGCCGCATGCGCCCTGGCCACCCTGCTGGCCGCATCGGCCGCGGGCACGGCCCACGCGCAGCAGGCCATCGGCCCATCCTGCGACGACCGGCACTTCCTGGCGGTGCAGCAGGCGTTCGAGGGCGGGTCGCTGCGCGGCGACCAGCCGGTGCATGTCTGCGGCCGCGTCATCGCGGTCTCCCGCCAGCGGCACACGCGCAGCGGCTGGCATGGGTATTTCTACCTCGATGTCGGGGCAGGGGTGTCGATCCGCATCGTCTCGGACCTTGACCGCATGGCCGCCCCGCCCTGGCCCTGGGTGGCCAAGGGCGACACCGCCGACGTGGTCGGGCGCTACTACTACGACAACCCCCGCAGCCAGGGCATCGACTGGACCCACCACGGCACCGGCCGGAACTGGGGCATGCCGGGCTATGTCGTGGTCAATGGCGTGCGGTATCAGTGA
- a CDS encoding polyphosphate kinase 2 family protein, translating to MGQTLDLARLLARCRVEDGAHFDLAAHPTRIGRIDGIGKKEGEEMLRKGVQRLSELQTLLYANGTWSLLLVFQALDAGGKDGVIKHVMSGVNPQGVTVTSFKQPGPVELEHDYLWRVHMAAPTCGRIGIFNRSHYEEVLVTRVHPEILVGQKIPPALRTDAIWEDRYRDIRHFEQYLANQGTVVLKFFLNLSKEEQRRRFLKRIDEDRKHWKFSPSDARERTHWDAYQTAYREAIRHTAQPRAPWIVVPADRKWMTRLLVMETIIHALESLKLTIPEPAPELVTDMETVRRELEAEAPKT from the coding sequence CTGCTGGCGCGCTGCCGGGTCGAGGACGGAGCGCATTTCGACCTCGCCGCCCATCCGACCCGGATCGGGCGGATCGACGGCATCGGCAAGAAAGAAGGCGAGGAGATGCTGCGCAAGGGGGTGCAGCGCCTGTCGGAACTGCAGACCCTGCTGTACGCCAACGGGACATGGTCGCTGCTGCTGGTGTTCCAGGCGCTGGATGCCGGCGGCAAGGATGGCGTGATCAAGCACGTGATGTCCGGGGTGAACCCGCAGGGCGTCACCGTCACGTCCTTCAAGCAGCCCGGGCCGGTCGAGCTGGAGCACGACTATCTGTGGCGCGTGCATATGGCGGCGCCCACCTGCGGCCGGATCGGCATCTTCAATCGCAGCCATTACGAGGAGGTCCTGGTCACGCGGGTCCACCCCGAGATCCTGGTCGGCCAGAAGATTCCCCCCGCCCTGCGCACCGACGCGATCTGGGAGGACCGGTACCGCGACATCCGGCATTTCGAGCAGTACCTGGCGAACCAGGGCACGGTGGTCCTGAAATTCTTCCTGAACCTGTCGAAGGAGGAACAGCGCAGGCGCTTCCTGAAGCGGATCGACGAGGACAGGAAGCACTGGAAATTCTCGCCGTCCGACGCGCGTGAGCGTACGCACTGGGACGCGTACCAGACGGCCTATCGCGAGGCGATCCGCCATACGGCGCAACCCCGCGCGCCGTGGATCGTGGTGCCGGCCGACCGCAAATGGATGACGCGGCTGCTGGTCATGGAAACGATCATCCACGCGCTGGAATCGCTGAAATTGACCATCCCCGAACCGGCACCCGAACTGGTGACCGATATGGAGACGGTCCGCCGCGAACTGGAAGCCGAGGCGCCGAAGACATGA